The Thermoplasmata archaeon genome window below encodes:
- a CDS encoding DUF488 domain-containing protein, protein MLAPEVATVWTIGHSTRGWEEFLALLQESDIVLLVDVRHYPSSARVPWTNAPVLAKHLADAGLGYEHLDALGGYRKPRPGSRNAGWRNPGFRGYADYMDSEAFLEGVRRLVERAKTHRTAIMCAEAVPWRCHRNLLADALTVRGVRVIHILSPGKTQDHSLTPFARVHGERLTYPARGTKRK, encoded by the coding sequence ATGCTCGCTCCCGAAGTGGCGACCGTCTGGACGATCGGCCATTCGACGCGCGGGTGGGAGGAGTTTCTCGCCCTGCTCCAAGAGTCGGACATCGTCCTGCTCGTGGACGTGCGCCACTACCCAAGCTCGGCGCGGGTGCCCTGGACGAACGCACCCGTCCTCGCGAAGCACCTCGCGGACGCCGGGCTTGGGTACGAACACCTGGACGCCCTCGGCGGCTACCGCAAGCCGCGGCCGGGCTCGAGGAACGCGGGTTGGCGGAACCCCGGATTCCGGGGCTACGCGGACTACATGGATTCGGAGGCTTTCCTTGAAGGCGTCCGTCGGCTCGTGGAACGGGCGAAGACCCACCGGACGGCGATCATGTGCGCGGAAGCCGTCCCCTGGCGATGCCACCGGAACCTCCTCGCCGACGCCCTCACGGTCCGCGGGGTGCGGGTAATCCACATCCTGTCTCCCGGCAAGACCCAGGATCACTCCCTGACGCCCTTCGCCCGCGTTCACGGGGAGCGGCTCACGTACCCGGCGCGAGGGACAAAGCGTAAGTGA